The following are encoded together in the Bradyrhizobium sp. CCGUVB1N3 genome:
- a CDS encoding iron ABC transporter permease, with protein MADLGITRPQSAVTTKVAAALRATINPTTLVAFVLVAMLLFLVANPLFQLVTYSFTKASDHSFTFANYVTAFGRPRYVQALINSLELGAAAALFASLIAVPLAWGVARTDMPGRAFVHAVVLASFLIPPFVGAIGWILLGGPNAGWINKAWMAVTGASHGPFNIFTFWGLALVTALYSFPLIYVFAKSALELISTEMEEAAAILGAGPMRATLRVTLPLALPAILGSVFLVFLEVLGLYGTPALIAIPAGFNVVTTQLAAFFENPIRVEVAAAFSMPMVGITIVLLWVQRRLLARKSYVTVGGKGGHRAPMALGPYRWILFAYAMLIAGFTVFMPLCIILQTSFSKAWALPMSVTNFTLRNFQQVMFEQATVRQALFNTFEYAIVTATICTLLGFAVAYISQRKLLPYSQLLANITLAPFAVPGIVLAICFYAAYAPPPFALYGLGALVVVAFVTRFLPIAFTNSNSAIQGLHPELEEAVRIAGGNQANALRLVVLPILKKSLFGSWLLIFIVATRELSTAIFLSGPQTRVVSVLTLELSEQGQYEMLSAIAVLLLVVTGVLTLLGATVLGRDFMLRRN; from the coding sequence ATGGCCGATCTCGGAATAACCAGGCCCCAGAGCGCCGTCACGACAAAGGTCGCGGCCGCGCTCCGCGCCACCATCAACCCGACGACACTCGTCGCATTCGTACTTGTGGCGATGCTGTTGTTTCTGGTCGCCAATCCACTGTTCCAACTGGTCACGTACAGCTTTACGAAGGCCTCCGACCATAGCTTCACCTTTGCGAACTACGTCACGGCGTTCGGCCGTCCGCGCTATGTCCAGGCGCTGATCAATTCGCTGGAACTCGGCGCTGCTGCCGCGCTCTTCGCCAGCCTCATTGCGGTGCCGCTGGCCTGGGGTGTTGCGCGCACCGACATGCCCGGACGTGCCTTCGTCCACGCAGTGGTGCTGGCGTCGTTTCTGATTCCGCCCTTCGTCGGTGCCATCGGGTGGATCCTGCTCGGCGGACCGAACGCCGGCTGGATCAACAAGGCATGGATGGCTGTCACCGGCGCATCGCATGGGCCGTTCAACATCTTCACGTTCTGGGGACTGGCGCTGGTCACCGCGCTCTACTCATTTCCGCTGATTTATGTCTTCGCAAAGTCCGCGCTCGAGCTGATCTCCACCGAGATGGAGGAAGCCGCCGCAATCCTCGGAGCGGGACCGATGCGGGCCACGCTTCGCGTCACCCTGCCGCTTGCGCTGCCGGCCATCCTCGGTTCGGTATTCCTGGTGTTCCTCGAAGTGCTTGGCCTTTACGGCACACCGGCCTTGATCGCGATCCCCGCGGGCTTCAACGTCGTCACCACACAACTTGCAGCCTTCTTCGAAAATCCGATCAGGGTCGAAGTTGCCGCCGCGTTCTCCATGCCGATGGTCGGCATCACCATCGTACTGCTTTGGGTGCAGCGCCGCCTCCTGGCGCGCAAGAGCTATGTCACGGTCGGCGGCAAAGGCGGTCACCGCGCACCAATGGCGCTTGGCCCGTACCGCTGGATATTGTTCGCCTATGCGATGCTGATCGCCGGCTTCACCGTGTTCATGCCGCTCTGCATCATCCTGCAGACGTCTTTCAGCAAAGCCTGGGCGCTGCCGATGTCGGTGACGAATTTCACTTTGCGCAATTTTCAGCAAGTGATGTTCGAACAGGCGACGGTCCGCCAAGCGCTCTTCAACACGTTTGAATATGCCATCGTCACCGCCACCATCTGCACCCTCCTGGGCTTTGCGGTCGCCTATATCTCGCAGCGCAAGCTCCTGCCCTATTCCCAGTTGCTCGCCAACATCACCTTGGCGCCGTTCGCGGTGCCCGGCATCGTGCTCGCAATCTGCTTTTACGCTGCCTATGCGCCGCCACCTTTTGCGCTCTATGGCCTGGGCGCCCTGGTCGTCGTTGCCTTTGTCACGCGCTTCCTGCCGATCGCGTTCACCAATTCCAACTCGGCGATCCAGGGCCTGCATCCAGAACTTGAAGAGGCCGTGCGGATCGCGGGCGGCAACCAGGCGAACGCCCTGCGGCTGGTGGTGCTGCCGATCCTCAAGAAATCACTGTTCGGAAGCTGGCTCTTGATCTTCATCGTCGCCACGCGGGAGCTGTCGACCGCGATCTTCCTCTCCGGCCCGCAGACCCGAGTCGTCTCTGTGCTGACGCTGGAGCTGAGCGAACAAGGTCAATACGAAATGCTGTCCGCGATCGCCGTCCTGCTCCTGGTCGTGACCGGCGTGCTGACCCTGCTCGGCGCGACCGTTCTTGGTCGGGATTTCATGCTGAGGCGAAACTGA
- a CDS encoding ABC transporter ATP-binding protein → MDKLQLKNLTRKFGDLTVVDDLSLTLRAGEFVSLLGPSGCGKTTTLRMIAGFVIPTAGTIEMDGKQMSSATSSLPPERRRMSMIFQSYALWPNMTVEQNVAFGLKMQKVAREEQSRRVGEILDVVKLRHLAARYPNELSGGQQQRVSLARALVVKPEILLLDEPLSNLDANLREEMRSEIRRLHNEFGITSIYVTHDQSEAMTASDRIAVMNKGRIEQIDDPLTLYARPKTRYVAEFIGRSNVLEGKPNGPTIAFGGFEVASERLGARGPIRTSEFSLRSQNVALHAASPGGDAVILPGSIAERAFLGESWDYAFRSETGDLRLRVLSPPVSVFTVGQKVWLEINPSYIIPIQDDHHA, encoded by the coding sequence ATGGACAAGCTGCAACTCAAGAACCTCACCAGAAAGTTCGGCGACCTCACGGTCGTCGACGATCTCAGTCTCACGCTCCGCGCGGGCGAATTTGTCTCGCTATTGGGGCCGTCAGGCTGCGGCAAGACGACGACGTTGCGGATGATCGCAGGTTTCGTGATCCCGACCGCCGGAACAATCGAGATGGACGGTAAGCAGATGTCGTCGGCCACCTCTTCGCTGCCGCCGGAGCGGCGGCGGATGTCGATGATCTTCCAGAGCTACGCACTGTGGCCGAACATGACGGTGGAGCAGAACGTCGCGTTCGGTCTGAAGATGCAGAAGGTCGCCAGGGAGGAGCAATCACGCCGCGTCGGGGAGATACTCGACGTGGTGAAGCTTCGTCACCTCGCCGCGCGCTATCCCAACGAACTCTCCGGCGGCCAGCAGCAGCGGGTATCGTTGGCACGGGCGCTGGTGGTCAAGCCGGAGATCCTGCTGCTGGACGAGCCGCTGTCAAACCTCGACGCCAACTTGCGCGAGGAAATGCGCAGCGAGATCCGCCGCCTGCACAATGAGTTCGGCATCACGTCAATCTACGTCACACATGATCAGTCCGAAGCAATGACGGCCTCGGACCGCATCGCCGTCATGAACAAAGGCCGCATCGAACAGATCGATGATCCCTTGACGCTCTATGCACGGCCCAAGACCCGCTATGTCGCCGAATTCATCGGGCGTTCGAACGTCCTCGAGGGCAAGCCGAACGGCCCGACCATCGCTTTTGGCGGGTTCGAGGTTGCGTCAGAGCGGCTCGGCGCGCGCGGTCCGATCCGCACCAGCGAGTTCTCGCTGCGTTCGCAGAACGTCGCGCTGCATGCAGCCTCCCCTGGCGGCGACGCCGTGATCCTGCCCGGCAGCATCGCCGAGCGCGCATTCCTTGGCGAATCCTGGGACTATGCATTCCGCTCCGAGACTGGGGATCTCAGGCTGCGCGTACTGTCGCCGCCCGTGAGTGTATTCACCGTTGGCCAGAAAGTCTGGCTGGAAATCAATCCATCATACATCATCCCGATTCAGGACGATCACCATGCATAA
- a CDS encoding ABC transporter substrate-binding protein, with translation MIDRRGFLTGSAVALLGIRPASSQADYIAELYAKAKTEGELTWYIVYWPSDRAEKHAAIFTKAFPGVRVNVVRATAQVAYQRLSQDIQANVANCDVFASTDMGQYVALKERGQLMPYKPRSIEEIDPRFLGVDPDNAYQVVGATTVGLAYNTNKVKPEQAPKTWKEFIDPKWKAQSVVGHPGFSGFVGTWVVQMNKLYGWDYFEQLAALKPHVGRSIIDTVTVLVSGERSVAASPSALVLRSAAQGNPIAVSYPDEGSVLMISGSAIMRNSKHPNAAKLFMEFLYSAETAGEDIEEFGVPLRRDVAVPAGFKKLDDLKTIRPTIDEIIKGIPELTEKWRDTFGV, from the coding sequence ATGATCGACCGAAGAGGTTTTCTGACCGGAAGCGCCGTCGCGCTGCTGGGAATCCGGCCCGCCAGTTCGCAGGCCGATTACATTGCCGAGCTCTATGCGAAGGCCAAAACCGAAGGCGAACTCACCTGGTACATCGTCTATTGGCCGTCGGATCGCGCGGAAAAACATGCGGCGATCTTCACCAAGGCCTTTCCCGGCGTCAGGGTGAATGTCGTGCGGGCGACGGCTCAGGTCGCCTACCAGCGACTGAGCCAGGATATCCAGGCCAATGTTGCGAATTGCGACGTGTTTGCGTCCACCGATATGGGCCAGTACGTCGCGCTGAAAGAGCGCGGCCAATTGATGCCCTACAAGCCACGCTCGATCGAGGAAATCGATCCGCGTTTCCTGGGCGTCGATCCCGATAATGCCTACCAGGTTGTCGGCGCTACGACAGTCGGCCTTGCCTACAACACCAACAAGGTGAAGCCGGAGCAAGCGCCGAAGACCTGGAAGGAATTCATCGATCCCAAATGGAAGGCCCAATCCGTCGTCGGCCATCCAGGCTTCAGCGGCTTTGTCGGCACTTGGGTGGTGCAGATGAACAAGCTCTATGGTTGGGATTATTTCGAGCAGCTCGCGGCGCTCAAGCCGCATGTTGGGCGTTCCATCATCGACACCGTGACCGTGCTGGTATCCGGCGAGCGCAGCGTCGCGGCGAGCCCATCGGCACTCGTGCTGCGCAGCGCCGCCCAGGGCAATCCGATCGCGGTGTCCTACCCGGACGAAGGCTCCGTGTTGATGATCTCCGGCTCGGCAATCATGAGGAACAGCAAGCACCCCAACGCCGCAAAGCTGTTCATGGAGTTCCTCTACTCGGCAGAAACTGCGGGCGAGGACATCGAGGAATTCGGTGTGCCGCTGCGGCGCGATGTCGCCGTCCCCGCAGGATTCAAGAAGCTTGACGATCTCAAGACGATCCGGCCGACGATCGACGAAATCATCAAGGGTATTCCGGAACTCACAGAGAAGTGGCGCGACACCTTCGGCGTTTGA
- a CDS encoding glutathione S-transferase family protein, with protein MIILHHGSRSSASRRVRLCLEEKGLRYEGHVVDMAKMEHHSPEYLKINPLGVIPTLIHDGKPLHESGTICEYLDETYPDPPLRPDTPFERAEMRNWIRHIDGLIGNLIIFNWRHHLQKTASQWTDAELAEKLKSIPSKERQEAWLRVARKPYTEEERDAARGKLVVLLDKMEDALKPSGWLVGKAYSIADIAAAPFVKRIDEEIAPDEVTAQKHPRVNEWWTKLQERPAFLRADFGPFLGP; from the coding sequence ATGATCATCCTTCACCACGGCTCACGTTCGAGCGCCTCGCGCCGCGTGCGGCTGTGCCTCGAGGAGAAGGGCCTCAGGTATGAGGGCCATGTCGTCGACATGGCGAAGATGGAACATCACTCGCCCGAGTACCTGAAGATCAATCCGCTCGGCGTGATTCCGACCCTGATTCACGATGGCAAGCCGCTGCACGAAAGCGGCACGATCTGCGAATATCTCGACGAGACCTACCCCGATCCCCCGCTGCGTCCCGACACGCCTTTCGAACGCGCCGAAATGCGCAACTGGATCAGGCATATCGACGGCCTGATCGGCAATCTCATCATCTTCAACTGGCGCCACCATTTGCAGAAGACAGCATCGCAATGGACCGATGCCGAATTGGCCGAGAAGCTCAAGAGCATTCCCAGCAAGGAACGGCAGGAAGCCTGGCTGCGGGTGGCCCGCAAACCTTACACCGAAGAAGAACGCGACGCCGCGCGAGGAAAGCTCGTCGTGCTGCTCGACAAGATGGAAGACGCGCTCAAACCGTCCGGTTGGCTGGTCGGGAAGGCCTATTCGATAGCCGATATTGCCGCCGCCCCGTTCGTGAAAAGAATCGACGAGGAAATCGCACCGGACGAGGTCACCGCGCAGAAACATCCCCGCGTCAACGAATGGTGGACAAAATTGCAGGAGCGACCGGCGTTCCTGCGCGCAGACTTCGGCCCCTTCCTCGGTCCCTGA
- a CDS encoding enoyl-CoA hydratase, whose amino-acid sequence MPDIAKTPAKFYAGGKILQHVSDGVGIITFNNPEKHNAMSLEMWEGFGSALTALRDDPEVRVVVLVGAGDKAFISGADISQFEKVRYNAEVSEDYSRRSETQRVLFGDYPKPTIACIRGFCLGGGMLVAMLADIRIASDQSQFGIPAARLGIAYGYDGLRHLVSLVGPSQARLLMYTGSRIDSAEAARIGLVDRVLPDAQLWSATIDIARTISNNAPLSIQASKITIAQVLKDPDARDMAAVKDIGNACMDSQDFREGRQAFMEKRKPRFQGL is encoded by the coding sequence ATGCCAGATATCGCCAAGACCCCCGCAAAGTTCTACGCCGGCGGCAAGATTCTGCAGCACGTCTCCGATGGCGTCGGAATCATCACCTTCAACAATCCCGAGAAGCACAACGCGATGTCGCTCGAGATGTGGGAGGGCTTCGGCAGCGCGCTCACCGCGCTGCGCGACGATCCCGAAGTGCGGGTCGTGGTCCTGGTCGGCGCCGGCGACAAGGCCTTCATCTCGGGCGCGGACATCAGCCAGTTCGAGAAGGTCCGGTACAATGCGGAGGTCTCCGAGGACTATTCCCGGCGCAGCGAGACGCAGCGCGTGCTGTTTGGCGACTATCCCAAACCGACCATCGCCTGCATCCGCGGCTTCTGCCTTGGCGGCGGCATGCTCGTTGCGATGCTGGCGGATATCCGTATCGCTTCCGACCAGAGCCAGTTTGGAATTCCTGCCGCCCGACTCGGCATCGCCTACGGCTATGACGGCCTGCGGCACCTCGTATCCCTGGTCGGGCCGTCGCAGGCGCGACTCCTGATGTATACGGGCTCGCGCATCGATTCCGCCGAAGCGGCGCGGATCGGCCTGGTCGACCGAGTGTTGCCGGATGCGCAATTGTGGAGCGCAACGATCGATATCGCGCGCACTATCTCCAACAACGCGCCGCTCTCGATCCAGGCCTCCAAGATCACCATCGCACAGGTGCTGAAGGACCCCGACGCGCGCGACATGGCCGCCGTCAAGGACATCGGCAATGCGTGCATGGACAGTCAGGACTTCCGCGAAGGCCGGCAGGCGTTCATGGAGAAGCGCAAGCCAAGGTTCCAAGGGCTGTGA